A stretch of Scheffersomyces stipitis CBS 6054 chromosome 2, complete sequence DNA encodes these proteins:
- the NTG2 gene encoding Endonuclease III (go_process base-excision repair) has protein sequence MSRLRTASSTAVQATKRKRVEKVKIESSEENEIEIKRKSSRPAIKTETAIELNNEVTGVLSDIKIEIKQEPADIADKKSDSKYIPHIKVEIEKDTPPNIFPYIEKQHHDLPKAPKNWYKIYNEIVTMRSKISTPVDTQGCERMPNSINPNVRTRNPRIYRFQLLISLMLSSQTKDEVNYLAMKTMHEGLLANGYKDGLCIEALLELTEKELDDYICKVGFHNRKAGYIKRACEMLRDNFQSDIPSTIEDVVTLPGVGPKMGYLLLQNAWGINSGIGVDVHLHRLAQMWSWTSKNAKTPEHTRVELEDWLPPKYWADINPLLVGFGQTICVPRAPNCDICTLATTGLCKASKKSLLKTPITDERLKKLNKQRGDLSKLIAEFV, from the coding sequence ATGTCGCGGCTAAGAACCGCAAGTTCCACGGCAGTACAAGCCacgaagagaaagagagtAGAAAAGGTCAAGATTGAATCaagtgaagaaaatgagATTGAAAtaaaaaggaaaagttcTCGGCCCGCGATCAAGACTGAAACAGCGattgaattgaacaacgaGGTTACTGGTGTTCTATCTGACATAAAGATTGAGATCAAACAAGAACCAGCAGATATAGCCGATAAAAAGTCTGACCTGAAATATATTCCCCATATCAAGgtagaaattgaaaaagacaCTCCGCCTAACATCTTTCCATACATAGAAAAGCAACATCATGATCTACCCAAGGCTCCCAAGAATTGGTACAAGATATACAACGAGATCGTTACCATGAGGAGTAAGATATCAACCCCCGTAGACACACAGGGCTGTGAACGAATGCCCAACTCCATTAACCCTAACGTAAGAACCAGAAACCCACGAATTTACCGATTTCAACTCTTGATTTCACTCATGCTCTCTTCACAGACtaaagatgaagtcaaCTACTTGGCCATGAAAACCATGCACGAAGGCTTATTGGCGAATGGATACAAAGATGGATTATGTATTGAAGCATTATTAGAGCTCACAGAAAAAGAGTTAGACGATTACATTTGCAAAGTAGGTTTTCACAACCGTAAAGCTGGCTACATCAAGAGAGCCTGTGAGATGCTCAGAGACAATTTTCAATCAGATATCCCCAGTACCATCGAAGATGTTGTCACCTTACCTGGGGTAGGTCCAAAAATGGGCTATTTGCTTTTGCAGAATGCCTGGGGAATCAATAGTGGCATTGGAGTGGATGTTCATCTCCACCGTTTAGCCCAGATGTGGTCTTGGACTTCCAAGAATGCGAAGACTCCTGAACATACGAGAgtggaattggaagactgGTTACCACCTAAGTATTGGGCCGATATAAATCCACTATTGGTAGGTTTTGGCCAGACAATATGTGTTCCAAGAGCGCCCAACTGTGATATCTGCACGCTAGCTACAACTGGTTTGTGCAAGGCGTCCAAAAAAAGTCTTCTCAAGACTCCCATCACCGATGAAAGATTAAAAAAACTCAACAAGCAACGGGGTGATTTGTCGAAGCTCATTGCTGAATTCGTCTAA
- the GPI12 gene encoding N-acetylglucosaminyl phosphatidylinositol de-N-acetylase — translation MLLSIPSFIFKVFSTTFLVWIVLSTAIPQLLSKYTDKEIQSNHFQKTNYPYNSLTSPTPLPIQNSTVYFIIGHPDDEVMFFSPSLIELAKAKHQNNVKLICFSTGDSVDESFGGIRSAELINSARILGLPSENITILDKFKDGMNITWDSNDIRETLKELIGTGPQKEPVVLITFDEKGVSNHPNHISLYVGTVNYFKTYFKNNKDVTLFVLKSLTFWEKYSFTFLSSVELFVDHVSKLFFSNFFKIDINISFFTKSSLPNTNAIKFYSDLNMLSVSYAAMCYGHYSQMVWFRYGWIILSRYLTFNHLIQIT, via the coding sequence ATGCTATTGAGCATACCCTCGTTTATATTCAAGGTCTTCAGCACTACGTTCCTAGTGTGGATTGTGCTTTCCACTGCGATACCCCAACTTCTACTGAAATACACAGACAAAGAGATCCAGTCCAACCATTTCCAGAAAACAAATTACCCATATAACTCGTTGACGTCTCCGACGCCATTACCCATCCAAAACAGCACAGTATACTTCATAATCGGCCATCCTGACGATGAAGTGATGTTCTTCTCACCTTCTTTGATTGAGTTGGCTAAGGCTAAACACCAGAATAATGTCAAACTCATCTGTTTTTCAACAGGAGATTCAGTCGATGAATCTTTCGGAGGCATTCGTAGTGCTGAGCTCATCAACTCTGCTCGGATCTTAGGTTTACCATCGGAGAACATCACGATTCTcgacaagttcaaggatGGAATGAATATCACCTGGGACTCTAACGATATTAGAGAAACCTTGAAAGAGCTCATAGGAACCGGACCCCAGAAAGAACCGGTAGTTTTGATCACATTTGACGAGAAGGGAGTGTCGAACCATCCAAACCATATTTCCCTCTATGTTGGAACTGTCAACTATTTCAAGACATACTTTAAGAACAATAAGGATGTCACGTTGTTCGTGTTGAAAAGTCTTACTTTCTGGGAGAAGTATAGTTTCACTTTCTTGAGTAGCGTCGAATTATTTGTCGACCATGTGTCAAAGCTattcttcagcaattttttcaagattgacaTTAACATCAGCTTCTTCACTAAGAGTAGTCTTCCCAACACAAATGCTATCAAGTTCTATTCAGACTTGAATATGCTCAGTGTCAGTTACGCAGCAATGTGCTATGGACATTACAGTCAGATGGTGTGGTTCAGGTATGGTTGGATAATACTCAGCAGATACTTGACATTTAACCATCTTATTCAAATTACCTAA
- the CAT8 gene encoding CAT8 controls the key enzymes of gluconeogenesis (go_component nucleus~go_funtion transcription factor activity; zinc ion binding; DNA binding~go_process regulation of transcription, DNA-dependent; transcription), which produces KVSVSKTNTKTIKAPGSSKERVAQACDRCRAKKTKCDGRNPCSSCSAVGLECIVSDKLSRRAFPKGYTETLEERIRQLESENKKLAGLLDIRDEQLELLNSGLSGSDIQADNTKNLSLIKEEPVEDHNKVTSSNLSLLETESRQSTEVHTHDGSCPCGCSNPHAVHERPVSIAGSMYDGQAPVSIAGSINLSDDDDDDRDSLLSVEEYSVIDYRKSKPYSTNLSNREVSPAPGAFAAATAIAQMQKNKVFQQQQQQLEHQSKQQMLTSLVAISIPRSTEETLFIPTLLARICQVYGYNSKPSIVTANAIASLKENPKESSKYKSPREALSKLIMNKDASKLNDAEASFFIRDLIKLPPRMDMDHLTTVYFQDWGNSLPIMDKNAFLKNYVKLLDILEGSQYTSNPDDHVSFESIEKFGAIMVIVLCLSLLATKNAHLSGNNESIEKYVAYLNHYDYLIHEFIKPNCVITKYCSIQSLQILSLALHYCLVTGDITTCYELRGRVISMAQQLRLHRCPAAVLGISGSDENVNLQNFRQGERRILFWCVYCLDVYSSFNLGVPRLFKDFEVECAMPFAGKNDDDDNDNVNILVVNNTKLSIVGKVSKFALSVMQYCKVLGNILDSIFSRYEAAETQSKALARDRMLDCWRRELPPDLKFEIDINGLSLKDTGDMADDSIWRNYSRQQLTLIFLYYHSKILIYLPIISKYGNHHNVGLSEKERLFKGEGDVATIVSSVSMIQQSSIQILEVLKSLSKNTSSNVLPIPINIAREQARFALLVAKGSLDYMKGGPLYQSSKSLLLETIGFLNRESAFDIPGALSRNSVKLMELSILGILGLNLNKASMNIKKKVAPVSQPISRAAVDRDPYNQSQVDSTRSSFARSTARSPPSKLGNKIAGGVPGLSEQEVLAALNGEQENSNDFTDSTIPPLDTEVMMSDSNNTVDDSDLLETLLNFDDFKVNINRQLIMNEFAADGSLGLVPFLDMNNSSDSNDNIFNGSFDVVNMSKGSSND; this is translated from the coding sequence AAAGTTTCGGTGTCGAAGACAAATACGAAAACCATAAAAGCTCCTGGTAGTTCTAAGGAAAGAGTAGCACAGGCTTGTGATAGATGTCGTGcgaagaaaacgaagtGCGATGGCCGTAATCCATGCTCAAGTTGTTCAGCTGTGGGCCTAGAATGTATTGTGTCAGATAAGTTGTCAAGAAGAGCGTTTCCAAAGGGATATACAGAGACCTTGGAGGAAAGAATACGACAATTGGAATCAGAAAATAAGAAACTTGCTGGTCTTTTGGATATTCGAGACGAGCAGCTTGAATTATTGAATTCAGGCTTGAGTGGGTCTGATATCCAAGCTGACAATACTAAAAATTTGTCTTTAATAAAGGAAGAACCTGTAGAAGACCACAATAAGGtcacttcttcaaatctcaGCCTACTTGAAACAGAGAGCCGTCAACTGACCGAAGTGCATACACATGATGGCAGTTGTCCTTGTGGATGTTCAAATCCACATGCTGTTCATGAAAGACCGGTTTCCATAGCAGGATCCATGTATGATGGACAAGCCCCAGTTTCTATTGCTGGGTCTATAAACTTAAgtgatgacgacgacgacgatcGTGATAGCTTATTGAGCGTTGAAGAGTACCTGGTGATAGACTATAGGAAACTGAAGCCGTATTCAACAAACTTGAGTAACAGAGAAGTCAGTCCCGCGCCTGGAGCGTTCGCTGCTGCTACGGCTATCGCTCAGATGCAGAAGAATAAAGtattccaacaacaacagcaacagcttGAACACCAAAGCAAACAACAGATGCTTACTTCTTTGGTTGCAATCTCCATTCCCCGTAGCACAGAAGAAACCTTGTTCATTCCAACCTTGTTGGCCAGAATTTGCCAGGTTTATGGTTACAACTCCAAGCCTTCTATAGTAACAGCAAATGCTATTGCatctttgaaagaaaatcCTAAAGAAAGTAGCAAGTACAAATCACCTCGAGAAGCTCTACTGAAGTTGATAATGAACAAAGATGCTTCGAAACTTAATGATGCGGAAGCATCCTTTTTCATCAGAGATTTGATAAAGTTACCTCCACGAATGGATATGGACCACCTAACTACAGTGTACTTTCAAGACTGGGGAAATTCTCTTCCAATCATGGACAAAAACGCTTTTTTGAAAAACTATGTAAAACTCCTTGATATCTTAGAAGGATCACAGTATACTTCCAACCCAGATGACCATGTGTCCTTCGAGCtgattgaaaagtttggCGCAATCATGGTCATTGTGTTATGTTTGAGTTTGTTGGCTACAAAAAATGCTCATTTGTCTGGAAACAACGAATCTATCGAGAAATATGTTGCATATTTGAACCACTACGACTATCTTATTCACGAATTCATCAAACCAAACTGTGTGATCACGAAGTACTGTTCTATTCAATCACTCCAGATATTGTCATTGGCGTTACATTATTGTTTGGTTACTGGTGATATCACCACATGCTACGAATTACGTGGTAGAGTGATCAGTATGGCACAGCAATTAAGGTTACATAGATGTCCTGCTGCTGTTTTAGGTATCAGCGGAAGTGATGAGAATGTTAACTTGCAGAATTTCAGGCAAGGTGAAAGGCGTATCTTATTTTGGTGCGTTTATTGTTTGGATGTCTATTCATCCTTCAATCTTGGTGTTCCTAGATTATTTAAGGATTTCGAAGTTGAATGTGCCATGCCATTTGCTGGCAAaaatgacgatgatgacaATGACAATGTCAACATCTTGGTTGTCAATAACACCAAGTTATCTATTGTAGGTAAAGTTTCCAAGTTTGCCTTAAGTGTGATGCAGTACTGTAAGGTATTAGGAAACATATTAGATTCTATTTTTTCTAGATACGAAGCGGCAGAAACCCAGAGTAAGGCACTTGCTAGAGATAGAATGCTTGattgttggagaagagaACTCCCTCCagacttgaagtttgaaATAGATATCAATGGTCTTTCACTTAAGGATACGGGTGACATGGCTGATGATTCCATCTGGAGAAACTACTCGAGACAACAATTGACATTGATATTTTTGTACTACCACTCCAAAATCTTAATTTATTTGCCAATCATCTCCAAGTATGGTAACCACCATAACGTTGGActttcagagaaagaacgTCTATTCAAAGGTGAAGGTGATGTGGCAACAATAGTATCCAGCGTCAGTATGATTCAACAATCGTCTATTCAAATTCTAGAGgtattgaaaagtttgtCCAAGAACACATCTTCTAATGTATTGCCTATTCCTATAAATATTGCACGGGAACAGGCTAGGTTTGCTTTATTGGTAGCCAAGGGAAGCTTGGATTACATGAAAGGTGGTCCACTTTACCAGAGTCTGAAACTGTTGTTATTAGAAACTATTGGGTTCTTAAATCGTGAAAGTGCCTTTGATATACCTGGTGCATTATCTAGAAACTCagtcaagttgatggagTTGTCTATACTAGGCATTCTTGGTCTTAACTTGAACAAAGCATCAATGAACATAAAGAAAAAGGTCGCACCAGTCAGTCAACCTATTTCAAGGGCTGCTGTGGATCGAGATCCATACAATCAACTGCAGGTAGATTCGACGCGTTCTTCATTTGCAAGAAGTACTGCTAGATCACCCCCATCCAAACTAGGCAACAAGATTGCTGGTGGCGTTCCTGGATTAtctgaacaagaagtcTTAGCAGCATTGAATGGTGAGCAGGAAAATTCTAACGACTTTACTGACTCAACGATACCTCCATTAGACACCGAGGTGATGATGTCAGACTCTAATAACACTGTCGATGATAGCGATTTATTAGAGACACTATTGAACTTCGACGACTTTAAGGTTAACATTAACCGACAATTGATCATGAACGAATTTGCTGCAGATGGTTCATTGGGATTGGTTCCATTTTTGGATATGAACAATTCCAGTGACTCCAATGACAACATATTTAATGGCTCGTTCGACGTGGTTAATATGAGCAAAGGCAGTAGCAATGAC
- the ARP6 gene encoding actin-related protein (go_component actin cytoskeleton~go_funtion structural constituent of cytoskeleton): MSKQHLVIDNGAYNIKAGFNTGEDSDVRPTKVQNALTKTKDGAIHVGNQYQAQTNNYSGIVFRRAYDQGNLTSWETEKPVWDYTFDELSPKKIFDPSITHLTLIESPFQLPQLSTNTDQIVFEEYGFNEYYRCTPASLVPWVDFGNKSNNDFMLVIDSGFTATWIVPVIYKSVHWEGVRKLPVAGKVLNGLLRELISYRHYDITDEPILINTIKEETCFIAQDFYKALNSRQKLQCEFVLPDFKTTTTGYVRKPKDTISPDAQLLRLMDERFSVPEAYYHPEIITLVQNTPLKNLTDLVVESIMACPEVARPLLSANISLVGGSTSLPNFKSRLLSELTKELPSDWLVKVVEAKGVERDEVSWRGGINLTNDDVISDITISKKEYFEHGSNWCQKQFGFKNV; the protein is encoded by the exons ATGTCGAAACAGCACCTTGTCATAGATAACGGGGCATATAATATCAAGGCTGGTTTTAACACCGGTGAGGATTCGGATGTGCGGCCAACCAAAGTTCAGAATGCATTGACCAAAACCAAAGATGGAGCTATACATGTTGGAAATCAGTATCAAGCACAAACAAACAACTACTCGGGAATCGTGTTCAGAAGGGCGTATGACCAGGGCAATCTCACTTCGTGGGAAACAGAAAAGCCCGTGTGGGATTACACGTTTGATGAATTGTCACCgaaaaaaatatttgatCCTTCTATCACCCATTTGACATTAATTGAAAGTCCATTTCAACTTCCACAATTATCTACAAATACTGATCAAattgtatttgaagaatatggatTCAACGAATATTATCGTTGTACGCCAGCATCATTGGTTCCGTGGGTGGACTTTGGGAATAAGTCGAACAACGACTTCATGTTAGTAATAGACAGTGGGTTCACAGCTACATGGATAGTTCCTGTGATCTACAAGAGTGTTCATTGGGAAGGTGTACGAAAGCTTCCTGTAGCAGGAAAAGTTCTCAACGGACTTTTGCGGGAATTGATATCGTATAGACACTACGATATAACGGATGAACCGATCTTAATCAATACAATCAAGGAGGAAACTTGCTTTATAGCACAAGATTTTTACAAGGCATTGAACTCCAGGCAAAAGTTGCAATGTGAATTTGTATTGCCAGACTTCAAAACAACTACTACTGGTTATGTACGCAAGCCCAAAGATACAATTTCACCTGACGCCCAACTTTTACGGTTGATGGATGAACGTTTCTCAGTTCCAGAAGCATACTATCACCCGGAAATCAT CACGTTGGTGCAGAATACTCCTTTGAAAAACCTCACCGACTTGGTGGTTGAGTCCATAATGGCATGTCCCGAAGTTGCTAGACCGTTATTGCTGGCTAATATCAGTCTCGTGGGAGGATCTACTAGTCTacccaacttcaagtctAGACTCTTACTGGAGTTGACAAAGGAGCTTCCTCTGGATTGGCTTGTCAAAGTTGTGGAAGCTAAGGGTGTAGAAAGAGATGAAGTCAGTTGGCGTGGAGGCATCAATTTGACCAATGACGACGTCATATCAGACATTACAATCTCTAAGAAAGAATATTTTGAGCACGGTTCGAACTGGTGCCAGAAACAGTTCGGTTTTAAGAATGTATAA
- the TMT2 gene encoding trans-aconitate methyltransferase 2, with protein sequence MSTFSKANFKTLNYKSFRPHYPPSFYKLLFNYVTKGDLTKLPIDKAIDLGCGTGVATYPLLNSSEHVIGLDLSPKMIQTADSLISERMEQLGISDQSRITFKTGAVEDFVYQEPREIPNESVNLITAAQCIHWFRDYNAFFKNSAQLLKKGGTLAYWFYVDPVIVDFRGPYKGDKAHVLSRTWQLYNKYIYEDANFVGPHWEQPGRTIIKNFTVEVNKHIPSELYDNVVINTFLPNSTDNKTPSEKDLNLSKLDITLEDYLNYLRTYSGYHNFQDATGDKVNVFELLLKDFETELGFDRNTTKVDLVWRTGYTFITKK encoded by the coding sequence ATGTCCACGTTCTCAAAGGCTAATTTCAAGACGCTCAACTACAAGTCGTTTCGTCCCCATTATCCTCCCAGCTTCTACAAGTTGCTCTTCAACTACGTGACCAAGGGAGATTTGACAAAGTTGCCCATTGATAAGGCTATCGACTTGGGCTGCGGTACAGGTGTCGCTACCTACCCattgttgaactcgtcCGAGCATGTCATCGGACTTGACTTGTCACCTAAGATGATTCAGACTGCCGATTCGTTGATTTCGGAAAGAATGGAACAGCTCGGCATTTCCGACCAATCTCGTATCACCTTCAAAACTGGTGCTGTGGAAGACTTTGTTTACCAAGAACCAAGGGAGATTCCAAACGAGTCTGTTAATTTGATAACTGCTGCTCAATGTATCCACTGGTTTCGGGATTACAATGcctttttcaagaactcggcccagttgttgaaaaaagGCGGTACTTTAGCCTACTGGTTCTACGTCGATCCTGTTATCGTAGATTTCCGTGGTCCGTACAAAGGAGACAAGGCCCATGTATTGTCTAGAACTTGGCAGTTGTATAACAAGTACATCTACGAAGATGCCAACTTTGTAGGTCCACACTGGGAGCAGCCAGGAAGAACCATCATCAAAAACTTCACTGTCGAAGTAAACAAACATATTCCAAGTGAATTGTACGATAACGTTGTTATAAACacatttcttccaaattctACCGATAACAAAACACCCTCAGAAAAGGACCTTAATTTGAGCAAATTGGACATCACTCTTGAGGACTATTTGAACTACTTGCGCACTTACAGTGGGTACCATAACTTCCAAGATGCAACGGGTGACAAGGTAAATGTTTTCGAacttttgttgaaggattTTGAGACTGAGCTTGGCTTTGACAGAAACACCACGAAGGTCGACTTGGTATGGAGGACGGGCTACACTTTCATCACCAAGAAATAA